One part of the Anaerolineales bacterium genome encodes these proteins:
- the rpoC gene encoding DNA-directed RNA polymerase subunit beta', protein METKGLRALRISLASPETIRSWSYGEVLKPETINYRRLRPEKDGLFDEAIFGPTRDWQCYCGKYKNIRYKGIICDKCGVEVTRSSVRRERMGHISLAAPVAHVWYTRRVPSYLGLLLDISRRNLDRVLYFAQYVVTYVDEDARQKALARLDEEISSAEKEHAAQINAQIAEAKQQRDDKLGKLEQRTKEIETRYDEELAAKIDPVIKEGQRVETKLQEQMGSAAKAAITFSAVKGNLVKAGEVVENKHIARVQEVVKEFLEDNEKKIGEKKHAELERIAVEKASLKAESELTMSNLRDSLDEKVSSNEHEDQVRTREELEDLRPMTFMGENRYRELRARYGQVFRADMGAEAFYDILERLDLDRLSEELWKELRTSRSKQRRRKATNRLRVVEAFRRSHNRPEWMILTVLPVIPPDLRPMVQLDGGRFATSDLNDLYRRVINRNNRLKRLLELGAPDVIVRNEKRMLQEAVDSLIDNSQRGKALSRRGRRELKSLSDLLKGKKGRFRRNLLGKRVDYSGRSVIVVGPQLKLYQCGLPKSMALELYKPFVISHLVRDNYAANVKGAKRIIDRNRPEVYEVLEEVIKERPVLLNRAPTLHRLGIQAFEPILIEGSAIQLHPLVTTAFNADFDGDQMAVHVPLSQKAVWEARELMLSTKNLLKPADGEPIIGPSKDMVLGVYYLTMPPVPLKGKQQPRVFGDMDEVVMVYQLGQLEVHSPIRLRAETWYDQQGNRMAQAETRFMDTTVGRVLLNLELEPEIRFVNDVIDKGTIKDLLAELLEVTGDEKRTTDVADRVKDIGFKYATRSGTTIAISDITIPDEKEGIVAAAMEKEQAVEEDFRRGLLTEQEQNERVIEIWQETTNTVAAAVRKSMDEKGNLATMANSGATKGGFSSISQLAGMRGMMADPSGRIIPLPIRSNFREGLTTLEYFISTHGSRKGLADTALRTADAGYLTRRLVDVAQDVITTIEDCGTDEGIWMRSADDVADQSLGNRIFGRNVAHNVVDPNTGEVLVEKGGLLDHEQVRNVVAAGVQDVFVFSPLTCEAEMGICIKCYGMDMGRGRTVATGAAVGIVAAQSIGEPGTQLTLRTFHTGGVAAESDITTGLPRVEELFEARRQPKGEAVVAELGGTVEVAQSERFSDLRVIRILHSAMVHDEYDLPKGYRIAVEDGDKVEAGHVLASLKEEELKAENAGKVRVEDRKVFVSYELKDSVEYEVPNTTRMLIQNGAKVEAGQALTEGSLNPHSILRIQGREACYMYLLTEVQQVYRSQGQNIHDKHFEVIIRKMMSKVQVTRPGDTGLLPGDYVNRLDLRKKNEALLAESNEPGKFVDVLLGITKASLSTDSFLSAASFQHTIKVLAGAAIGGQEDPLTGLKENVILGKLIPAGTGHEANAHLLPQPEPRREELAPLGAPLGEMPMSDGFGLGDGIGPLPEPPADPLPPVSEE, encoded by the coding sequence ATGGAAACAAAGGGTTTGCGTGCATTGCGCATTAGCTTGGCCTCACCAGAGACCATTCGAAGCTGGTCTTACGGTGAAGTGCTTAAGCCCGAAACAATTAACTATCGCCGCTTGCGCCCGGAGAAGGATGGCCTTTTTGACGAAGCCATCTTTGGCCCCACGCGTGACTGGCAGTGCTACTGCGGCAAGTACAAGAACATTCGCTACAAAGGCATTATTTGTGACAAGTGTGGCGTAGAGGTCACGCGTTCCTCCGTGCGCCGTGAGCGAATGGGGCACATCTCGCTGGCCGCACCGGTCGCCCATGTCTGGTACACCCGCCGCGTGCCCTCCTACCTGGGCCTGCTGCTTGATATTTCGCGCCGCAACCTCGACCGCGTGCTGTATTTTGCGCAGTACGTGGTGACCTATGTGGATGAGGATGCCCGCCAGAAGGCCCTGGCTCGTCTGGACGAAGAGATCAGCTCCGCTGAAAAAGAGCACGCCGCCCAGATCAACGCCCAGATCGCTGAAGCCAAGCAGCAGCGTGATGACAAGCTCGGCAAGCTGGAACAGCGCACCAAGGAAATTGAAACCCGCTACGACGAAGAACTGGCCGCCAAGATTGACCCGGTCATCAAAGAAGGCCAGCGCGTAGAGACCAAACTGCAGGAGCAGATGGGCTCGGCTGCCAAGGCCGCCATCACCTTCAGCGCGGTCAAGGGCAACCTGGTCAAGGCCGGCGAAGTGGTGGAGAACAAGCACATCGCCCGCGTCCAGGAAGTTGTCAAAGAGTTCCTGGAAGACAATGAAAAGAAGATCGGCGAGAAGAAGCACGCCGAGCTTGAGCGCATCGCAGTGGAGAAGGCCAGCCTCAAGGCTGAATCCGAGCTGACCATGAGCAACCTGCGTGACTCGCTGGATGAAAAAGTTTCCAGCAACGAGCACGAAGACCAGGTGCGCACCCGCGAAGAGCTTGAAGACCTGCGCCCTATGACCTTCATGGGCGAGAATCGCTACCGCGAGCTGCGCGCCCGCTACGGCCAGGTGTTCCGCGCCGATATGGGCGCCGAAGCCTTCTATGACATCCTCGAGCGTCTCGACCTGGACCGTTTGAGCGAAGAACTCTGGAAAGAACTGCGCACCTCGCGCAGCAAGCAGCGCCGCCGCAAGGCCACCAACCGCCTGCGCGTCGTCGAGGCCTTCCGGCGCTCGCACAACCGCCCCGAGTGGATGATCCTGACGGTTCTGCCGGTGATCCCGCCTGACCTGCGCCCCATGGTGCAGCTGGATGGCGGCCGCTTCGCCACCTCAGACCTGAATGACCTGTACCGCCGTGTGATCAACCGCAACAACCGCCTCAAGCGCCTGCTCGAACTGGGCGCTCCGGATGTGATTGTGCGCAATGAAAAGCGCATGTTGCAGGAAGCGGTGGACTCGCTGATCGATAACTCGCAGCGCGGCAAGGCCCTCTCGCGCCGTGGCCGCCGCGAACTGAAATCCCTGAGCGATCTGCTCAAGGGCAAGAAGGGCCGCTTCCGCCGCAACCTTCTGGGCAAGCGTGTGGACTACTCCGGCCGCTCCGTGATCGTGGTCGGCCCGCAGCTTAAGCTGTACCAGTGCGGCTTGCCCAAGAGCATGGCCCTGGAGCTGTACAAACCCTTCGTTATTTCCCATCTGGTGCGTGACAACTACGCCGCCAATGTGAAGGGCGCCAAGCGCATCATTGACCGCAACCGCCCCGAGGTTTACGAGGTGCTGGAAGAGGTCATCAAGGAGCGTCCGGTGCTCCTCAACCGCGCCCCGACCCTGCATCGCCTGGGTATCCAGGCCTTTGAGCCTATCCTCATCGAGGGCAGCGCTATCCAATTGCACCCGCTGGTGACTACCGCCTTCAACGCAGACTTTGACGGTGACCAGATGGCCGTGCACGTGCCGCTTTCGCAGAAAGCGGTATGGGAAGCCCGCGAACTGATGCTTTCCACGAAGAACTTGCTCAAGCCCGCCGACGGGGAGCCGATCATTGGCCCGTCCAAGGATATGGTGCTGGGTGTGTACTACCTCACCATGCCGCCTGTACCCCTCAAGGGTAAGCAGCAGCCACGAGTCTTCGGCGACATGGACGAAGTGGTGATGGTCTACCAGTTGGGCCAGCTGGAAGTGCACTCTCCCATCCGCCTGCGTGCCGAAACCTGGTACGACCAGCAGGGCAACCGTATGGCGCAAGCCGAAACGCGCTTCATGGACACCACCGTGGGTCGCGTGCTGCTCAACCTGGAACTCGAGCCCGAGATCCGTTTTGTCAATGATGTGATTGACAAGGGCACCATCAAGGACCTGCTGGCCGAGCTGCTGGAAGTGACCGGCGACGAGAAGCGCACCACTGATGTGGCTGACCGCGTCAAAGACATTGGCTTCAAGTACGCCACCCGCTCCGGCACCACCATCGCCATTTCGGATATCACCATTCCGGATGAAAAAGAAGGCATTGTGGCTGCCGCCATGGAGAAAGAACAGGCCGTAGAGGAAGACTTCCGCCGTGGCCTGCTGACCGAGCAGGAACAGAACGAGCGCGTCATCGAGATCTGGCAGGAGACCACCAACACGGTGGCGGCTGCCGTGCGCAAGAGCATGGACGAGAAGGGCAACCTGGCCACCATGGCCAACTCCGGAGCCACCAAGGGTGGCTTCAGCTCCATCTCGCAGCTGGCCGGTATGCGCGGCATGATGGCTGACCCCTCCGGGCGCATCATCCCGCTGCCCATCCGCTCCAACTTCCGCGAAGGCCTCACCACGCTGGAATACTTCATCTCCACCCACGGCTCCCGTAAGGGTCTGGCCGATACCGCCCTGCGCACTGCGGATGCGGGTTACCTGACCCGCCGCCTGGTGGACGTGGCCCAGGACGTCATCACTACCATTGAGGACTGTGGCACCGACGAAGGCATCTGGATGCGCTCGGCTGACGATGTAGCTGACCAGTCGCTGGGCAACCGTATTTTTGGCCGCAACGTAGCCCATAATGTTGTTGACCCGAACACTGGCGAAGTGCTGGTGGAGAAGGGCGGCCTGCTGGACCATGAGCAGGTGCGCAACGTTGTGGCTGCGGGTGTGCAAGACGTGTTTGTCTTCTCTCCGCTCACGTGTGAAGCTGAAATGGGTATCTGCATCAAATGCTACGGCATGGATATGGGCCGCGGCCGCACCGTTGCTACTGGCGCTGCTGTTGGCATCGTGGCCGCCCAGTCCATCGGTGAGCCGGGGACGCAGCTGACGCTGCGCACCTTCCACACCGGTGGTGTGGCCGCCGAATCCGACATCACCACCGGTCTCCCCCGTGTGGAAGAGCTCTTCGAAGCCCGCCGCCAGCCCAAGGGTGAAGCGGTTGTAGCCGAGCTGGGTGGCACGGTGGAAGTGGCCCAGTCCGAGCGCTTCAGTGACCTGCGTGTCATCCGCATTCTGCACTCTGCCATGGTGCACGATGAGTACGACCTGCCCAAGGGCTACCGCATCGCCGTCGAAGATGGCGACAAGGTGGAAGCCGGGCATGTCCTCGCCTCGTTGAAGGAAGAGGAACTGAAAGCCGAGAACGCCGGCAAAGTGCGCGTGGAGGACCGCAAAGTCTTCGTCTCCTATGAGTTGAAAGACTCCGTGGAGTACGAGGTACCCAACACCACACGCATGCTGATCCAGAACGGCGCCAAGGTGGAGGCAGGCCAGGCCCTCACTGAGGGTTCGCTGAACCCGCACTCCATCCTGCGCATTCAGGGCCGTGAAGCCTGCTACATGTATCTCCTCACCGAAGTGCAGCAGGTGTATCGCTCACAGGGTCAGAACATTCACGATAAGCACTTTGAGGTCATCATCCGCAAGATGATGTCCAAGGTGCAGGTGACCCGCCCAGGCGACACCGGCTTGCTGCCGGGTGACTACGTCAACCGTCTGGACTTGCGCAAGAAGAACGAAGCCCTGCTGGCTGAGAGCAATGAGCCCGGCAAGTTTGTGGATGTGCTGCTGGGTATCACCAAGGCATCGCTCAGCACCGACTCGTTCCTGTCGGCGGCCTCCTTCCAGCACACCATCAAGGTGCTGGCCGGCGCAGCCATCGGCGGCCAGGAAGACCCGCTGACGGGCTTGAAGGAGAACGTCATCCTCGGCAAGCTGATCCCGGCGGGCACCGGCCACGAGGCCAATGCCCACCTGCTGCCGCAGCCCGAGCCGCGCCGCGAAGAGCTGGCGCCCTTAGGCGCTCCGCTGGGTGAGATGCCAATGAGCGATGGCTTCGGCCTCGGCGATGGCATCGGCCCGCTGCCTGAACCGCCCGCCGACCCGCTGCCTCCGGTCAGCGAAGAATAA